Proteins encoded within one genomic window of Candidatus Poribacteria bacterium:
- a CDS encoding phytanoyl-CoA dioxygenase family protein gives MLDERHLQHQITDEQHQKLNEDGYFIVENALPLDLVERLETRVDRIYQDHLDAGYDPHTKNQMTEHSNFFYPNFLGTDQIFVNILDWHKTFPKVWGILGWNIYSYHSHFIITPPRPDEVRGKPAPLGWHQDSGRVNTEIESSPRPRLSIKVVYWLSDCSETGRGNFYVVPGSHLSDKLEKPVDGSLPEGATPVCCKPGDAVFFDRRIWHARSENDSDITRKGLFYGYGYRWLRSKDNMTIPREMFERNDPIRQQLLGGGTNANGHFSPKDADVPLKVWLEEQGILSN, from the coding sequence ATGCTTGACGAACGACATCTACAACATCAGATTACTGACGAACAGCACCAAAAGCTGAACGAGGACGGATATTTCATCGTTGAAAACGCGCTCCCATTAGATCTCGTTGAACGTCTTGAAACACGGGTAGATCGCATCTACCAAGACCATCTCGACGCTGGCTATGATCCACATACCAAAAATCAGATGACTGAGCACAGCAATTTTTTCTACCCGAACTTCCTCGGCACTGATCAAATTTTCGTGAATATCCTGGACTGGCATAAAACATTCCCGAAGGTCTGGGGCATTCTGGGATGGAACATCTATTCCTACCACAGCCATTTCATCATCACACCACCTCGTCCTGATGAGGTTCGTGGCAAACCTGCCCCACTCGGATGGCATCAGGACAGTGGACGTGTCAACACGGAAATTGAAAGTTCACCGCGCCCACGTCTCTCAATAAAAGTCGTCTATTGGCTCTCTGATTGTTCCGAAACGGGACGCGGGAATTTCTATGTGGTTCCGGGAAGCCATCTCTCGGACAAACTTGAGAAACCGGTAGACGGTTCGCTCCCCGAAGGCGCAACGCCAGTCTGCTGTAAACCCGGTGATGCCGTTTTCTTTGACCGACGTATATGGCACGCCCGTAGTGAAAACGATTCGGACATCACTCGCAAGGGACTCTTCTACGGATACGGCTACCGATGGCTACGGAGCAAAGACAACATGACGATTCCACGAGAGATGTTTGAACGGAACGATCCGATCCGACAGCAGCTACTCGGTGGCGGAACCAATGCAAACGGGCATTTTTCACCCAAGGACGCAGACGTTCCATTGAAGGTGTGGCTTGAGGAACAGGGTATCCTCTCAAACTGA
- a CDS encoding peroxiredoxin, which translates to MTALLKEVLPKVEVGQSAPDFIATDGTGKTHQLSELHQKKNVVLAFYPRDFGRGUTAQVCSLRDESSSFEKYDAQVFGITSNDADSHQKFSAENQLNFPLLVDTGRNLALLYGATNAPDGKIQRLAVVIDKTGKILEIDKNVNAGTHGTDLVNFFKTLETSN; encoded by the coding sequence GTGACCGCACTGCTCAAGGAAGTCCTACCGAAGGTAGAAGTTGGACAATCCGCACCAGATTTCATCGCAACTGATGGAACCGGTAAAACGCACCAACTCAGCGAATTACATCAGAAGAAAAATGTCGTATTAGCGTTCTATCCACGCGATTTCGGGCGTGGCTGAACGGCTCAAGTTTGCTCGCTCCGTGATGAGTCGAGTAGTTTTGAAAAATACGATGCACAGGTCTTTGGGATTACCTCAAACGACGCAGACTCACATCAGAAATTTTCGGCAGAAAATCAGTTGAACTTCCCGCTTTTGGTGGACACTGGACGCAACCTCGCGCTCCTCTACGGCGCTACGAATGCACCAGACGGCAAGATTCAGCGATTAGCCGTTGTCATTGACAAAACTGGGAAAATCTTGGAAATCGACAAAAACGTTAACGCCGGCACGCACGGCACCGACTTAGTCAATTTCTTCAAAACTTTGGAAACGTCAAATTAA
- a CDS encoding phosphatase PAP2 family protein, whose protein sequence is MTRSNSLTIPACIAWCTSVLFSPFLVPIVTAAGVVQKHADPQNALRWLAIVVLFVTVLPVLSIAVMVRCAKVSDFHLQNREERLLPLCCTLISMIAGTVLLHQLGAAREIVWAGVAYITNSVIFSAITPMWKISFHSSVATGCITVLVMLVNPQFGWLFLLIPLIAWARIYRKRHTLLQTVVGALLAIGNTVLVLEMAKLGSQS, encoded by the coding sequence ATGACGCGTAGCAATTCATTGACAATCCCGGCATGCATCGCATGGTGCACCTCTGTTTTATTCAGCCCATTTTTGGTGCCAATTGTAACAGCTGCTGGGGTCGTCCAAAAACATGCGGACCCCCAAAACGCACTCCGCTGGTTAGCGATTGTCGTCTTGTTTGTTACCGTGCTGCCTGTCCTGTCAATAGCAGTGATGGTCCGGTGTGCTAAAGTCAGTGACTTTCATCTGCAGAACAGGGAAGAACGACTACTACCTTTATGCTGTACGCTTATCAGCATGATTGCAGGTACCGTTCTACTCCATCAGCTGGGTGCAGCACGCGAAATCGTCTGGGCGGGAGTCGCATACATTACAAATAGCGTTATCTTCTCCGCAATTACCCCGATGTGGAAAATCAGCTTTCACAGCAGTGTCGCCACGGGGTGCATTACTGTTCTCGTCATGCTCGTTAACCCACAATTCGGATGGCTATTTCTGCTGATTCCCTTAATCGCTTGGGCGCGGATCTACCGAAAACGGCACACGCTTCTCCAAACCGTTGTCGGCGCGCTACTTGCTATTGGCAACACGGTACTTGTTCTGGAGATGGCAAAACTTGGAAGCCAAAGTTGA